Proteins co-encoded in one Ananas comosus cultivar F153 linkage group 15, ASM154086v1, whole genome shotgun sequence genomic window:
- the LOC109721558 gene encoding vegetative cell wall protein gp1-like → MAILYIWHLGFSIGNPNPRCPPPSAELPATFSTSLYPSRACPGHLRMPPAAGEAAPPSPSSSLPPSRHHLYSRATQSDHTLEFPPLAGCRRPRVPPLPPELPAAELGQPGPELALGPCAAATLCHLCHPSPTLGDIPGRLPPALPAAAATLGSLGPPQANEGRGWDLLFSSRRRCLVSAPPPPSDLQRPVVVARSFPGRRRVCRARDAPAPRSPPPAVGWRERRPAMVDRTRLPPMPPSPKPLPVGLEPSSPPLRAARASMPIAVATATFRRRRRLPSPADVRLGIPPSPAPSCRWCAHRSAAAGHALALPWPVS, encoded by the coding sequence ATGGCCATATTGTATATATGGCATCTAGGGTTTTCaattggaaaccctaaccctagatgcCCTCCTCCCTCAGCCGAGCTCCCTGCCACCTTCAGCACCTCCCTCTACCCTAGCCGCGCATGCCCCGGCCACCTGCGCATGCCGCCAGCCGCCGGAGAGGCtgctcctccctctccttcatcaTCTCTACCACCTAGCCGCCACCACCTCTATTCGAGAGCAACCCAGAGTGATCACACTCTCGAGTTCCCTCCCCTGGCCGGCTGCCGCCGTCCCCGCGTGCCGCCATTACCGCCTGAGCTCCCTGCGGCCGAGTTGGGTCAACCCGGGCCTGAGTTAGCTCTTGGCCCGTGCGCTGCCGCCACCTTGTGCCATCTGTGCCACCCTTCCCCAACCCTTGGCGACATCCCCGGTCGGTTGCCGCCGGCCCTGCCGGCCGCCGCAGCCACTCTTGGCAGCCTGGGGCCGCCCCAGGCTAATGAGGGCCGAGGCTGGGACCTTCTTTTCTCTTCGCGCCGCCGCTGCCTAGTGTCGGCCCCCCCGCCTCCCTCTGACCTCCAACGACCCGTCGTCGTCGCCCGGAGCTTCCCCGGTCGTCGCCGTGTCTGTCGGGCTCGGGATGCTCCGGCACCGCGATCGCCGCCTCCCGCCGTCGGCTGGCGTGAACGCCGGCCTGCCATGGTCGACCGCACTCGGTTGCCGCCGATGCCCCCATCGCCGAAGCCCCTGCCAGTCGGACTGGAGCCGAGCTCCCCACCACTtcgtgcggctagggcatcaatgcccaTCGCCGTCGCCACCGCCACcttccgtcgccgccgccgccttccgtCGCCAGCCGACGTGCGCCTCGGCATCCCTCCGTCGCCCGCACCCTCCTGTCGCTGGTGTGCCCATCGCTCGGCCGCCGCTGGCCATGCCCTAGCTCTCCCCTGGCCGGTAAGCTAA